In one Methanomassiliicoccales archaeon genomic region, the following are encoded:
- the acsA gene encoding acetate--CoA ligase: MDETLPAENSGNLKDYRSTYQAFDWASFESEFDWSRGGPYNLVAEAVDRHGHGERRDKVALYSVNANYDLRSHTFREMSELSSRFADGLTKLGAVKGDRIFVYLDRTPQLFVALLGIIKMGGIAGPLFSALGPEATMDRVRDSGAKIIVTSPYLFDRIRPIMEKLTEIETYIIVGDNSVLGPGTVNFDDVLSSGDPEFKAVNMDPDDPYIIHYTSGSTGKPKGILLGHKAMVHQLVGCRYVVDLRDDDIYWCTADPGWVTGTSIGILGPWYLGTTIISYEGRFDAQTWYSIIEKLKVTVWFTAPTALRMLARAGDGLVKAFDLQRLRHICSAGEPLNPEVIRWAMRTTGKRIHDNWWQTETGAPCIANFKSMPIKPGSMGRPIPGIVAAVVDEKGEPVAARTEGFLALKPGWPAMMVGIWGNDERYQQYFRIPGWYISGDQAYQDEDGYIWFLGRADDVIKTSGERLGPFEVESALIEHPAVAESAVVGKPDELRGEIVKAFIVLRPGRKPTDELKEEITQFVRTRLAYYAYPREIEFVPSLPKTRSGKIMRRVLKAKEHGHPVGDLSTLEE, encoded by the coding sequence ATGGATGAAACCCTTCCCGCCGAGAATTCCGGTAACCTCAAGGACTATCGATCGACCTACCAGGCGTTTGACTGGGCATCCTTTGAGAGCGAGTTCGACTGGTCCAGAGGAGGGCCGTACAATCTGGTGGCGGAGGCCGTCGACCGTCATGGCCATGGGGAGAGAAGGGACAAGGTGGCATTGTATTCGGTGAATGCCAACTATGATCTCCGGTCGCACACCTTCCGGGAGATGTCCGAGCTGTCCAGCAGGTTCGCGGACGGGCTGACCAAGCTCGGAGCGGTCAAAGGGGACCGGATATTCGTCTATCTGGACAGAACACCGCAGCTCTTCGTCGCACTGCTCGGGATCATCAAGATGGGTGGCATCGCGGGCCCGCTATTCTCCGCCCTTGGGCCGGAGGCGACCATGGACCGGGTCAGGGACAGCGGGGCGAAGATCATAGTGACGTCTCCATACCTGTTCGATCGTATCCGCCCGATCATGGAGAAGCTGACCGAGATCGAGACCTACATCATAGTCGGGGACAACAGCGTCCTGGGTCCAGGAACGGTCAATTTCGATGACGTGCTGTCGTCTGGCGATCCGGAGTTCAAGGCTGTAAACATGGATCCCGATGACCCATACATCATACATTACACGTCAGGCTCCACCGGCAAACCAAAGGGCATCCTGTTGGGCCACAAGGCCATGGTGCATCAGCTGGTGGGATGCCGCTACGTGGTCGACCTTAGGGATGATGACATCTATTGGTGCACGGCCGACCCAGGATGGGTCACAGGGACGTCCATCGGAATACTGGGACCATGGTACCTCGGAACGACTATCATATCCTATGAGGGAAGGTTCGATGCTCAGACCTGGTACTCCATCATCGAGAAGCTGAAGGTAACGGTCTGGTTCACAGCCCCCACAGCGCTGAGGATGCTGGCCAGGGCCGGCGATGGGCTGGTGAAGGCGTTCGACCTGCAAAGGCTGCGCCACATCTGCTCAGCCGGAGAACCGCTAAATCCTGAGGTCATCAGATGGGCGATGCGTACCACCGGTAAACGCATCCACGACAACTGGTGGCAGACCGAGACCGGAGCACCGTGCATCGCCAATTTCAAGAGCATGCCTATAAAGCCAGGGTCCATGGGCAGGCCCATCCCGGGGATCGTGGCCGCGGTGGTCGATGAGAAGGGAGAGCCCGTCGCCGCCAGGACCGAAGGTTTCCTTGCGTTGAAGCCGGGATGGCCGGCGATGATGGTCGGCATCTGGGGCAACGATGAGCGATACCAGCAGTACTTCCGCATACCAGGGTGGTATATCAGCGGAGATCAGGCCTACCAGGACGAGGATGGCTACATCTGGTTCCTGGGCAGGGCGGACGATGTCATCAAGACGTCGGGCGAAAGGCTCGGACCATTTGAAGTGGAATCGGCCTTGATCGAGCATCCAGCGGTGGCAGAGTCGGCCGTGGTCGGGAAGCCTGATGAACTTCGGGGAGAGATCGTCAAGGCATTCATAGTGCTGAGGCCAGGAAGGAAACCGACCGACGAACTGAAAGAGGAGATCACCCAGTTCGTCAGGACCAGACTGGCATATTACGCCTATCCGAGAGAGATCGAGTTCGTTCCCTCACTTCCCAAGACCAGGTCGGGCAAGATCATGCGCCGTGTTCTGAAAGCAAAGGAGCATGGTCATCCTGTTGGAGACCTCTCTACCCTCGAAGAGTGA
- a CDS encoding flavodoxin domain-containing protein yields MNGIVAYDSILGNTRKVAEQMAIEMRANGHTVRLINLATEEAGEVKGDFLLIGSPNRMKRISSMAKRFIRHLDGDEWKGKKVVVFDTVLQVLDDPNKTEKQMAKARKWAYEGAAPKMSRKLDKKGIVCSGVWHFEVSGLKDPLVPGWEEKVRERLASLDPQNTFTVS; encoded by the coding sequence ATGAACGGGATCGTCGCCTATGACAGCATCCTGGGAAACACCAGGAAGGTGGCGGAGCAGATGGCGATCGAGATGAGGGCTAACGGCCACACCGTGCGGCTGATCAACCTGGCAACGGAAGAGGCGGGCGAGGTCAAGGGTGATTTCCTTCTCATAGGCTCGCCGAACCGGATGAAGCGCATCAGCTCGATGGCCAAACGCTTCATCAGGCACCTGGACGGGGATGAATGGAAGGGAAAGAAGGTCGTGGTATTCGATACCGTCCTGCAGGTGCTGGACGACCCGAACAAGACCGAGAAACAGATGGCAAAGGCACGCAAGTGGGCATATGAAGGAGCAGCCCCGAAGATGAGCAGGAAGCTGGATAAGAAAGGGATCGTGTGCTCCGGAGTATGGCATTTCGAGGTCTCGGGCCTGAAGGACCCGCTGGTCCCTGGATGGGAGGAAAAGGTGAGGGAAAGGCTCGCTTCCCTTGACCCCCAAAACACCTTCACTGTTTCTTGA
- a CDS encoding winged helix-turn-helix transcriptional regulator yields the protein MDEFDLHLYHLLLRDPRMPLRELAERLGISLQAVHKRMRSLQEAGIFVGTGAVIPGNYVNATNVFIFGRMEGSRQLNDIVADLGRNDSVGYVMLCSGNVMYVSGTLRRTVDMGPFQEFVHRTCTMKSSTMAIESLGRVGEVRPAEPLAPEIKLSPLDLRIIASLKDDARKPYALVGEEAGATARTVRQRLDRMIDEGSAELLLKVDPTHARTISSVIHVYTKEGVDRNMLGIKLMQKYPATVLFFRTYCNIPDMISVATNHPMMSSLFEAMGSLYADQRVRAAVPNVVITAWGFDTWKEKMLPQLKKQ from the coding sequence ATGGACGAGTTCGACCTACATCTCTATCATCTGCTGCTGCGAGACCCCCGGATGCCGCTGAGGGAGCTCGCGGAACGTCTCGGAATATCGCTTCAGGCAGTTCACAAGCGTATGCGGTCACTCCAGGAGGCCGGAATATTCGTCGGTACCGGGGCCGTCATCCCGGGCAATTACGTCAACGCGACCAACGTGTTCATCTTCGGAAGGATGGAAGGAAGCAGACAGCTGAACGATATCGTTGCCGATCTGGGCAGGAATGATTCAGTCGGATACGTGATGCTGTGCTCTGGGAATGTCATGTACGTTTCCGGCACTCTCCGCAGAACGGTGGACATGGGGCCTTTCCAGGAGTTCGTCCATCGGACCTGCACCATGAAGAGTTCGACCATGGCGATCGAATCCCTCGGCAGGGTCGGTGAGGTGAGGCCCGCAGAACCGCTCGCACCGGAGATCAAACTATCTCCGCTGGACCTGAGGATCATCGCATCGCTGAAGGACGATGCCCGCAAGCCATATGCCCTGGTCGGTGAAGAGGCCGGCGCCACCGCAAGGACTGTACGTCAGCGCCTTGACAGGATGATAGACGAAGGGAGTGCGGAGCTCCTCCTGAAGGTGGACCCAACACATGCCCGTACCATATCCTCCGTCATCCATGTCTACACGAAGGAAGGCGTCGACCGTAACATGCTCGGCATCAAGCTCATGCAGAAGTATCCGGCGACCGTCCTGTTCTTCCGCACCTACTGCAACATTCCCGACATGATATCAGTGGCCACCAACCATCCTATGATGTCATCCCTCTTCGAGGCGATGGGGTCTCTATACGCCGATCAGAGGGTAAGGGCGGCGGTGCCCAACGTGGTTATCACCGCCTGGGGGTTCGACACCTGGAAGGAGAAGATGCTCCCTCAGCTCAAGAAACAGTGA
- a CDS encoding PQQ-dependent sugar dehydrogenase: MDQKQRRRTTVAVLIVAAVVIASTMIYVLVILNPGHDSALPNQTSANRNTTLRLVADGFTHPVRAVSPPDGSERLFVVDQIGKVWIVLPNGTTNDRPFIDISSKLVPLSASYDERGLLGLAFHPNYAINGKFYLWYSAPLDARAPSQWDHTNILSEFKTSADPNVADVSTERFILRSNHPSPNHNGGDINFGPDGFLYIPIGDGGGGNDVGIGHSVIGNGQDLSTVLGKILRIDIDRNISVSVADTIDSPNGGEAYGIPPDNPFVSSPGRAEIFAYGFRNPAFASFDPGGNHSYFVGNAGQELYEGVFLVEKGKNYGWPIKENGHCFDRSNSANQGVVCVRETGYFGEPLVDPIISLPHSSFASTGLSVVGGYVYRGSSMAGLQGGYTFGLWRANSVIWVTSPDSSNWSFSMIAYSSFEDKLGNQIPGAAVNSTVLPGFLLGFGLGADRELYALTTDSQGPSGSTGKVWKIMPG; encoded by the coding sequence ATGGACCAAAAACAGAGGCGAAGGACCACGGTCGCCGTCCTCATCGTTGCGGCAGTAGTGATCGCCTCAACGATGATCTACGTCCTTGTCATCCTTAACCCGGGACACGATTCCGCTTTGCCTAATCAGACCAGTGCGAACCGCAACACGACCCTGCGCCTGGTCGCCGATGGGTTTACCCATCCGGTCAGGGCGGTCTCGCCGCCTGACGGCTCGGAAAGGTTGTTCGTCGTCGACCAGATAGGAAAGGTCTGGATCGTTCTTCCGAACGGCACGACCAACGACCGACCGTTCATCGACATATCCAGCAAGCTAGTGCCCCTGTCCGCGTCCTATGACGAGAGAGGGCTCCTTGGACTGGCATTCCATCCGAATTACGCAATCAACGGTAAGTTCTATCTCTGGTACAGTGCGCCCCTCGATGCCCGCGCTCCTTCCCAGTGGGACCACACCAACATACTCAGCGAGTTCAAGACCTCGGCCGACCCTAATGTGGCCGACGTTTCCACAGAGCGTTTCATCCTGAGATCGAACCATCCTTCCCCGAACCACAACGGGGGCGACATCAATTTCGGTCCTGACGGGTTCCTCTACATACCAATAGGGGATGGGGGCGGCGGGAACGACGTGGGGATAGGCCATTCTGTCATCGGCAATGGCCAGGACCTCAGCACCGTTCTGGGGAAGATACTGCGCATCGACATCGACCGGAACATTTCCGTAAGCGTTGCTGACACGATCGATTCTCCGAACGGGGGCGAGGCCTACGGCATCCCCCCCGATAATCCGTTCGTATCCAGCCCCGGCCGCGCCGAGATATTCGCCTACGGTTTCCGGAACCCTGCCTTCGCCTCATTCGATCCCGGCGGTAACCACAGCTATTTCGTGGGCAACGCCGGCCAGGAGCTCTATGAGGGTGTGTTCCTGGTGGAAAAAGGCAAGAACTATGGATGGCCGATAAAGGAGAACGGGCATTGCTTCGACCGGTCCAACTCTGCCAATCAAGGTGTGGTATGCGTTCGTGAGACCGGCTACTTCGGCGAACCGCTGGTCGATCCGATCATCTCCCTGCCGCATAGTTCGTTTGCCTCCACCGGCCTCTCCGTTGTCGGCGGTTACGTCTACCGTGGCTCGTCGATGGCCGGTCTTCAGGGAGGGTACACGTTCGGCCTCTGGAGAGCGAATTCGGTGATTTGGGTAACCTCTCCTGACAGTTCGAACTGGTCGTTTTCCATGATCGCCTATTCCTCGTTCGAGGACAAGCTCGGGAATCAGATCCCCGGGGCTGCGGTCAATTCGACCGTTCTGCCTGGGTTTCTCTTAGGATTTGGCCTGGGAGCGGACAGGGAACTGTACGCCCTTACCACCGATAGCCAGGGGCCGAGCGGTTCCACCGGAAAGGTCTGGAAGATAATGCCAGGATAA
- a CDS encoding FAD-binding oxidoreductase, protein MSDRIVDPLKGHERVDVVVIGGGIAGVSTAFDLLEQSNMTVMLIEADRIAHGASGNGSGQVSPSFEGGFPALAERFGPELANAAFRQVAFSKRRFGELIRDAGTPDQVHRVRIHIGFSSIEMAEALAKTSSGNLSDVLPSMKLYAAAGSGWNCELRDRGVTPNRVPPEAIFEMLGTTDESYRAAAIARTRIANVAAISEGLVRSMLIRFPKRFCLHEGSKVLSVHALHPLLIKCEKGQVECKRVVVCTNGYALPDLSNIPNSIPDNYLRCVTGYMNGYRPPREGEGVGLFFHEVQPSTDEPYIFTTTWGKDPETAVLMVGGPQFTCEAGKHRDDMDETAHSRIDHLAEGILGVKTKATTCWDGSMGYTSSGVRLAGPDPKNQDLFYNLGCNGIGILHSIYGARRIAKAMMGERQNDSLFDPKHQFNQR, encoded by the coding sequence ATGTCAGATCGCATTGTCGATCCGTTGAAAGGCCACGAGCGCGTGGACGTCGTCGTCATCGGGGGAGGGATCGCCGGTGTGTCCACCGCCTTCGATCTTCTGGAGCAGAGCAACATGACGGTCATGTTGATCGAGGCGGACCGCATAGCGCACGGCGCGTCGGGCAATGGTTCAGGGCAGGTCAGCCCATCGTTCGAGGGCGGTTTCCCCGCCCTAGCTGAGCGATTCGGACCGGAACTGGCCAACGCTGCGTTCCGTCAGGTCGCCTTCTCAAAACGTCGCTTCGGAGAGTTGATCAGGGATGCCGGGACTCCAGACCAGGTGCATAGGGTCAGGATCCATATCGGATTTTCCTCGATCGAAATGGCCGAAGCATTGGCCAAGACATCGTCGGGAAATTTGTCGGACGTTCTGCCATCAATGAAACTGTATGCGGCCGCCGGTTCAGGATGGAACTGCGAACTGAGGGACAGGGGCGTAACGCCCAACCGTGTTCCACCGGAGGCCATATTCGAGATGCTGGGAACGACGGATGAAAGTTATCGGGCCGCTGCCATTGCCAGGACCCGCATTGCCAATGTTGCCGCCATATCCGAAGGATTGGTACGGAGCATGCTCATCAGGTTCCCAAAGAGGTTCTGCCTTCATGAGGGATCAAAGGTCCTTAGCGTGCATGCCCTCCATCCGCTGTTGATAAAATGCGAGAAGGGGCAGGTGGAATGCAAACGGGTGGTGGTATGTACGAACGGATACGCTCTTCCCGATCTGTCCAACATTCCCAATTCGATACCGGACAACTATCTCAGGTGCGTGACCGGATACATGAACGGATACAGACCGCCCCGTGAGGGTGAGGGTGTCGGGTTGTTCTTCCACGAAGTGCAGCCCTCAACCGACGAACCTTACATTTTTACCACCACATGGGGAAAGGATCCGGAAACAGCTGTCCTCATGGTCGGCGGACCGCAGTTCACATGTGAGGCCGGCAAACATCGGGATGATATGGACGAGACCGCACATTCCCGCATCGACCATTTGGCTGAAGGGATCCTCGGGGTCAAGACAAAGGCAACGACCTGTTGGGATGGGTCCATGGGATACACCAGTTCCGGCGTCAGACTGGCAGGTCCCGATCCAAAGAACCAGGACCTGTTCTACAACCTGGGATGCAACGGGATCGGCATCCTGCATAGCATCTACGGAGCCCGCAGGATAGCGAAAGCGATGATGGGGGAGAGGCAAAACGACTCGCTGTTCGATCCCAAGCACCAGTTCAACCAGCGTTGA
- the msrA gene encoding peptide-methionine (S)-S-oxide reductase MsrA gives MEEGKELATFGIGCFWCAEATFSGIAGIDSTRVGYMGGAEEDPTYKQVCSGGTGHIEVVEITYDPGRLTYQVLLEIFWSSHNPVAERDGNGDSGSQYRSMIFFHTDEQKALAEDSRRRILSSGRFRGRISTLILPASRFWLAEEHHQCYIRKLESTER, from the coding sequence ATGGAAGAAGGAAAGGAACTGGCAACGTTCGGCATCGGCTGCTTTTGGTGCGCTGAGGCGACCTTCTCCGGGATCGCTGGGATCGATTCCACCCGAGTCGGATATATGGGAGGGGCTGAGGAAGACCCGACCTACAAGCAGGTCTGTTCAGGGGGTACAGGTCATATCGAGGTGGTCGAGATCACATATGACCCAGGCAGGTTGACCTACCAGGTACTCCTAGAGATCTTCTGGAGCTCTCACAATCCTGTCGCGGAAAGGGATGGGAACGGTGATTCTGGTAGCCAATACCGATCGATGATCTTTTTCCATACAGACGAGCAAAAGGCACTGGCGGAGGACTCCAGAAGACGGATCCTGAGCTCTGGAAGATTTCGAGGACGCATATCGACTCTTATCCTGCCTGCCTCCAGGTTCTGGCTGGCCGAAGAGCATCATCAATGTTATATTCGAAAGTTGGAAAGTACAGAGCGCTGA
- a CDS encoding aminopeptidase codes for MYDPRMGKFSDVIIGHSTGLKAGEIVYIEAFNIPDEMVEVLVEKVYQAGGIPIVSQKSPRVLRKIYMGTSEAAMKVIGEIEMEKMKRAQVYIGMRGSSNVTENSDVPAEKMAIYTKYWWGPVHINQRIPGTRWVVMRWPTPSMAQLAEMSTEGFEDFYFKTCTLNYDKMSEAMEPLVELMKGTDRVRLVAPDTNLEFSIKGIPPIKCDGKLNLPDGEVYTAPVKDSVNGVIHYNTRTLYDGKVFDNIRLTFKDGKIVEATSSNTVAMNEIFDTDEGSRYVGEFAIGLNPYVNKPMLDTLFDEKIAGSIHFTPGNSYDDAPNGNHSRVHWDIVLIQTKAWGGGEMYFDDVLVRKDGVFVLDELKGLNPENLM; via the coding sequence ATGTACGACCCAAGGATGGGCAAATTCTCAGATGTCATAATCGGTCATTCAACCGGGCTCAAGGCCGGTGAGATCGTCTATATCGAGGCGTTCAACATCCCTGATGAAATGGTCGAGGTCCTGGTAGAGAAGGTGTATCAAGCGGGCGGTATCCCGATCGTATCTCAGAAATCCCCAAGGGTGCTCCGGAAGATCTACATGGGAACGAGCGAGGCCGCCATGAAGGTGATCGGCGAAATCGAGATGGAGAAGATGAAGCGGGCCCAGGTCTACATCGGGATGAGGGGGTCTTCCAACGTCACAGAGAACTCGGACGTCCCCGCGGAGAAGATGGCCATCTATACCAAATATTGGTGGGGGCCGGTCCACATAAACCAGAGGATACCGGGCACGAGATGGGTGGTCATGCGCTGGCCGACGCCGTCCATGGCCCAGCTGGCGGAAATGTCCACCGAAGGCTTCGAGGATTTCTACTTCAAGACCTGTACGTTGAACTATGACAAGATGTCAGAGGCAATGGAGCCTCTGGTCGAGCTCATGAAGGGTACCGACCGGGTCAGGTTGGTCGCTCCTGACACCAACCTGGAGTTCTCGATCAAAGGCATCCCTCCGATCAAGTGTGACGGAAAACTGAACCTGCCAGACGGAGAGGTTTACACCGCCCCGGTCAAGGACTCGGTCAATGGTGTGATCCACTATAACACCAGGACATTGTATGACGGTAAGGTGTTCGACAACATCCGGCTCACGTTCAAGGACGGCAAGATCGTTGAAGCGACATCATCCAACACCGTCGCCATGAACGAGATATTCGACACCGACGAAGGCTCACGTTACGTGGGTGAATTCGCCATCGGGCTCAACCCGTACGTCAACAAACCGATGCTGGATACGCTCTTTGATGAGAAGATCGCCGGTTCGATCCACTTTACTCCAGGCAACTCCTACGACGATGCGCCGAACGGGAACCATTCCCGGGTTCACTGGGACATAGTATTGATCCAGACAAAGGCGTGGGGCGGCGGCGAAATGTACTTCGATGACGTGCTGGTCAGGAAGGACGGCGTGTTCGTTCTGGACGAGCTCAAAGGGCTAAATCCGGAGAACCTGATGTAG
- the msrB gene encoding peptide-methionine (R)-S-oxide reductase MsrB, protein MVEKISHTDEEWRKLLTPDEYHMLREEGTEPPFHNKYHDSKKKGTYTCAGCELELFSSDTKFDSGTGWPSFWAPISPDHVETKIDRSFGMVRQEVKCARCGGHLGHVFDDGPRPTGKRYCMNSGAMHFKEDKG, encoded by the coding sequence ATGGTCGAAAAAATTAGCCATACCGATGAAGAATGGCGTAAGCTTCTCACTCCTGATGAGTACCACATGCTCCGGGAAGAAGGGACAGAGCCGCCATTCCATAACAAGTATCACGACAGCAAGAAGAAAGGAACATACACCTGCGCCGGATGCGAGCTGGAGCTGTTCTCCTCGGACACCAAGTTCGACTCTGGAACGGGGTGGCCGAGCTTCTGGGCCCCCATTTCTCCAGACCACGTGGAGACCAAGATCGATCGCAGTTTCGGAATGGTACGGCAAGAGGTCAAATGCGCTCGATGCGGCGGGCACCTGGGCCATGTCTTCGACGATGGACCTAGACCGACAGGTAAACGGTATTGCATGAACTCGGGCGCCATGCATTTCAAGGAAGACAAGGGTTGA
- a CDS encoding NmrA/HSCARG family protein produces MIEKGKKTILVVGATGRQGGAAARHLIHNGWKVRAMTRDGTKPNAVALRKLGVDIVEAHLEDRSSLESAMEATYGVFGVITPYEKGVEEEAVQGMNLVDAALNAGVEHFVYSSVGGAERNTGIPHFESKWTIERHLMASGVPHTVLRPVFFMENFCNPMARAAILSGRLESTLDPSRSIQMIAVDDIGGFASMVFDDPERWKSKAIEIAGDEKTMPEVAEAFSRTIGIPVKYVRTSLESIKSADSKAMFEWFQKEGYRADIGELRRMRPETMDFQGWLNRSGWKRVKKRSAA; encoded by the coding sequence ATGATAGAGAAGGGAAAAAAGACGATACTCGTCGTTGGCGCCACCGGACGGCAGGGAGGTGCTGCCGCCAGACACCTTATTCATAATGGATGGAAAGTCAGGGCCATGACCAGGGACGGAACAAAGCCCAACGCAGTGGCGTTGAGGAAACTTGGTGTGGACATAGTCGAAGCGCACCTGGAGGACAGGTCGTCACTTGAGAGTGCAATGGAGGCAACATATGGGGTCTTCGGGGTGATCACCCCTTACGAGAAGGGAGTTGAGGAGGAGGCCGTACAAGGCATGAACCTCGTCGATGCCGCCTTGAACGCTGGAGTGGAACATTTTGTTTACAGTTCGGTTGGCGGGGCCGAAAGGAACACTGGTATACCCCATTTTGAGAGCAAGTGGACGATCGAACGGCATCTGATGGCTTCGGGTGTCCCCCACACGGTGCTTAGACCGGTCTTCTTCATGGAGAACTTCTGTAATCCAATGGCAAGGGCGGCGATACTTTCCGGGAGGCTGGAATCCACCCTCGATCCCTCAAGATCCATCCAGATGATCGCAGTGGACGATATCGGCGGCTTTGCCTCCATGGTGTTCGACGATCCGGAACGATGGAAATCCAAAGCGATCGAGATCGCTGGTGACGAAAAGACCATGCCCGAGGTAGCGGAGGCGTTCTCAAGGACCATAGGCATACCCGTCAAGTACGTGCGGACCAGCCTGGAATCGATAAAGAGCGCTGACTCCAAGGCGATGTTCGAATGGTTTCAGAAGGAGGGATACCGAGCGGACATCGGGGAGCTGAGACGGATGAGGCCGGAGACCATGGACTTCCAGGGTTGGCTTAATAGATCAGGCTGGAAGCGGGTCAAGAAAAGGAGTGCGGCATAG